The window CTATTATGTAGTGATCGTCGCGCGCGATATCACGGAACGCAAGCGCTCGATGGATGAATTGCGCAGGGCGCATGACCAACTGGAAGAGAAAGTGGAAAGCCGCACGCAGGAATTAATGGCGGCGAACGAAGAATTGCGCGCGATAAACGAAGAGCTGCAAAATGCATTCACGCAGCTGACGAAAATGCACAACCAACTGGTGGAAGCGGAAAAAATGGCGGCACTAGGCAGCATGGTTGCCGGAGTGGCGCATGAAATAAACACGCCGGTAGGCCTTGGCGTCACGCTGGCTTCGCATTTGACGGAAATCACGCAACGCGCGGCGGAGAAAATGGCGCAGGGCGTATTGCGACGCCAGGAACTGACGGATTATTTTCAGGACTGTCAGGAAGCGGCACAAATATTACTGGGAAATTTAAATCGCACGGCAAGCCTAGTGCAAAGCTTCAAGCAGGTATCGGTCGATCAGATCAGCGAACAGCAGCGAAGTTTCAATGTCAAGGATTATCTGGAAGACATCCTGCGTAGTTTGCATTCGAGACTGAAAAAGACGAAGCACCAAATTCAGATTGATTGCCGGGACGAAATTGTGATTGATAGTTATCCAGGACCGTTTGCCCAAGTAATGATGAATTTGCTGATGAACAGTTTGATTCACGGCTACGAAGACGGTGTTTCAGGAACGATCAAAATTTCATTCGCGGAAGAAGGCAATGAGTTTGTTTTGTTGTATCAGGATGACGGAAAAGGGATTGCGCCGGATGCGTTATCGAAAATATTTGATCCCTTTTTTACCAGCAACCGCAGCGGCGGAAACACCGGGTTGGGTTTGCATATTTTGTATAATATCGTTAGGCAAATCTTTAAAGGCACAGTAAACTGCCGTAGCCGCTTGGGCGAAGGTGCAGTCTTTGAAATTCGCTTTCCTAAAATGCATGCCAGCATAGAATAAAAAGCGTTGAAAAGCTCTTGCCGTTCTAAGGTAGGAGCTTTTTGTTAAAAAAATGTTAAGTGGCAGGTGGTTTTCGTATGTTTGGAGAAAAGGGTGAGATTGGTCCAAAAAAAGGTCGATTATTTGAAAAAAGATAGGAAGGATGTATAATAATACAGTATGAATGGGAGGGGTATATGGTGAGGATTACCAAAGTACGCACGCGCTTGTTAATGATGTTGCTGCCGTTTTTCGTTTTTTCTTTTTTGGTTCTTTCCGGCGTAAGTTATTATTTTTCAACGCAAGCATTGACGAAAAGTTCCAATGAAACGGCGCTGTCGATCAACGCAGATTATTCGAATCAAATTCGCGCGATTGTTGATGACCGGGTCGTAGAGCTGGAAGATCTGGCCAGCAATTGGACGATCCATGAGAATGCCGATACGGCGAAAATTGTCAGGCTGCTGGCGGAAACGCATAAACGAACCGGTGACTTTGACAATATCAACTTTCTGCAGCCAAACGGCAGCGGCGTTCGCTATGACGGAAGCACGACCAACGTGGCGGATCGTGAATATGTGAAGCAGGTGGTCAGCACGAAGAAGACATACATCTCGGACCCGATTCTGGCCAGGGCTAACGGCAAACAGGCGATCATCATCGCGTTGCCGGTGCTGGAAAACGGAAGACTGGTCGGCATCATTACCGGCAATGTCTCGCTCGAGCGGATCTCGGAATTGATCAAAGAGAGCCGCTTCAAAGAGAGCGGTTTTGTCACGATCATCCACAGTTCCGGCACAATCGTGGCGCACGGCAGACAGCCGGAATTGAACGGCCGCTTGAATGTCGCGCAAAAACAGATCGATCCCGAACTGAAGACGAAAGTAAGCGAAGTCGATCAAAACCTCACCGCGCTCTTTGAAGCCGCCAAGGCGGATAAGCAGGTGATCGGTCAATATACGAATCTCGACGGCGTCAAGCATGTCGGCGTCTTTGCCCCGCTGCAGCTACCGGGCAGCCAAAAGTGGATCACGGTCGTATCGGCGCCGGAGTCTGAGGTGACGCAGGCGACGCAAAAACTCGCGAATACGCTACTGCTGATTTCGGCGCTGTTCATCGCGATCGCGGTGTTCTTCATTATCTATATCAGCAAGAGTTTTGCCAAACCGATACAGTTGATGCGCGATGAATGCATCGCGTTAGCGGACGGCGATCTGAGCATCCGAGGCGTTCAGGTGCAGTCCGAGGACGAAATCGGCCAACTTGCGCAAGGGTTCCAGGCGATGCGTCTGAACCTGCGGCAAATGGTCGAGCAGGTGCAGGCGCAGGCGGAGAGCGTCAGTGCCTCGAGCGAAGAACTGACAGCCAGCGCCGAACAGTCGGCGCAGGCGACGCATCAGGTGGCGGAGGCTGTCGGCGAAGTCGCGCATGGTGCGGAAAAACAATCGAAAGCGGTCGACAGTACGGCGATCGTTGTTGAACAAATGTCGGCGAGCATCGAGCAAGTTGCGGCCAATGCCAATGTCGTTTCCGGCGTGGCCGATAAGACCTCGGCTGCTGCGACGCAGGGCAACAGCGCGGTAACCGCCGCGATGCGTCAGATGGAGCTGATTGAAAAAACGGTTTCCAGCTCAGGACAGGTTGTCACGAAACTGGGTGAGCGTTCAAAAGAAATCGGCCAGATTGTCGATACAATCGCCGGCATTTCCGGACAGACGAATCTGTTGGCGTTGAACGCCGCGATCGAAGCGGCGCGCGCGGGCGAGCAGGGACGCGGTTTTGCGGTCGTCGCGGAAGAGGTGCGCAAACTGGCCGAGCAATCGCAGGAAGCGGCCAAGCAAATCGCCGATTTGATCGGTGAGATTCAGACCGACACCGATAAGGCGGTCGTCGCGATGGAGGAAGGCTCACGCGAGGTTAAAGCGGGAACGGATGTCTTTAACAGCGCCGGACAGGCGTTTAGCGATATCGTGACGTTGGTCGGCGAAGTCTCAGTGCAAATCAGAAGCATTTCAGACGAGATTCAGCATATGGCTTCCGGCAGTCAGCAGATCGTTGCTTCCGTGCATGACATCGAGGCGATCAGCAAGGATACGGCCGCACAAACCGAGACCGTGTCTGCCGCGACGCAGCAGCAGTCTGCGACGATGTCGGAAATTGCAACGTCCAGTCTGGCGCTGGCCAGGATGGCCGAAGAATTGCAAGTGGCGGTTGGCAAGTTTAGAGTATAATACAAACACGAATAACTGCGTCAGAGCAATATGCTTTGGCGCAGTTTGTCTTTTGGCGATGTTAAAAGAGGAAGCAGATATTATAATGGTGGACGATTCGGAACTTGATAAAGTAGTGGAACAAAGTTTAGGTCTTCGGCAGTCGGATTTGACGCTGTGAAAATTAGAACGGTAACGCTTGTTGTGAAACCGAGCGGAAAGACGAAAAGAAATAGATTGACAATTTGCCCCCTCCTTTATAAAATGAAGCTGAAATCAATAAGCAGGATTGTTACCGCATAGCGGGCAAGACCTAGGTGCGACAAGGAACGGTATTGTCCTTGTTGTGCGTAGGCTTTTTTATTGCCGACCGTACAATGCAGCAAAAGAGGGAGGAGGATTTCTCCTACGATGAAGATCCATAAAGTACTAAACAACAATGTGGTCATCGTCCAGGAAGACGGTCAGGAAAAGATTGTGATGGGCAAAGCGCTGGGGTTTCAAAAGAAACACAACGACCCGGTGGATAAGACGGGGATTGAAAAAACCTTTGTCTTGGCTAATCAGGAAAGCAGCGCGTTTGAAAGACTGGTTAAGCAAATTCCTGAAGAGCATATACAGACGGCGGAAGACATTATCAGCCAGGCGGAAAGGGAATTAAAAACGTCGTTAAATGGACATATTCATATTGCGCTCGCCGATCATCTGGCGTTTGCCATTGAACGACAGAAAAACGGCCTGCAGATTCAAAACCGGCTGCTGCCGGAAATTCGCTTGCTCTATCCGCAGGAATACGCGATTGGTTGTTGGGCGCTTGCGCATATCGAAACATGTTTGCAGGTCGTGATGCCGGAAGACGAGGCCGGATACTTGGCCTTGCACATTCATACGGCTAAGATGCAGCACAGCGATATGGCTGCGACGTTAAATGTTACGTCAATGATCAAGGAAGTGCTCGAAATCATCGAAATGGAGTTCAATTTGCGCTTAACGGCAGGCAGTATTTCCTATCAGCGTTTATTGACGCACTTACGTTTTGCCTTGCAGCGTCTCGTTGGCGGAGAAAGTTTGCATCAAATGGAAGAAGAACTGCTGCTGATGATTCGCAGCAAATATGTAGCGGAGTTTGCTTGTGCGCAAAAAATTGCCGCACACATTCGCTCCGACTATGCCTACGAAATGTCGGAAGCCGAAGCGGCTTACATTGCCTTGCATCTCAGACGTATTTGCCAGGCGAAGGAAGAGTTTTGACAGATAGAAAAGAGATCTTATGCAGACAAGGAAATCGCATAGGCGGGATTGTTACTGGAAACAGGCAAGACCCAAAAACAAAGGCGCAGCGTCTTTGTTTTTGGGTCTTTTTTTATAGCACAAGTGTAAAGAAAAAGAAGGCGAGGCGGATAAACATGGAACCGATGAAAATTGCCCAGGCAGTGTTGGCGCATTTGGGCGGGCGTGATAATCTGGAAAGCGCAGCGCACTGCGCCACCCGGCTGCGTTTAGTGGTGAAGGATATGACGTTGGTGAACGTTGCTGCAATTGAAAATCTCGACGATGTGAAAGGTTGTTTTACTACTGACGGCCAGTTTCAAATTATCTTGGGCAGCGGGGTGGTAAATAAGGTCTACCGTCATATGACAAGCGAAGGGGAGATTCAGGCTGCGACGACGAGTGAGGTAAAGCGGGCGGCGATGAAAAAGTTGAACCCGCTGCAGCGTTTGGCGCGGACGATGTCGAATGTGTTTGTGCCGATTATCCCTGCTATCGTTGCCAGCGGTTTGATGATGGGGACGCTTGGCATGGCTAAAACCTTTCAATGGGTAAATGGCGACAGCGGCTTGTTTATGGTGATGGACATGTTTGCCAATACGGCTTTTGTCTTTTTGCCGGTGCTGGTCGCCTTCAGCGCGGCCAAAGAGTTTGACGCCAATCCGTTTTTGGCGGCTGCGCTGGGCGGCATTATGATTCATCCGGCGCTGCAAAATGCCTGGACGTTGGGTGGCGGCATTGAAAAAACGATCGAAGTGTTCGGCGTCAGCATCGGCATGGTCGGTTATCAGGGAACCGTGTTGCCGGTATTGTTCGCGGTCTGGGTGATGGGCGGCGTAGAGCGAACCGTGCGGCGTTTCGTGCCGAATGCGCTCGATATTATCGTAACGCCGTTCACCACGATTGTGCTGACAGGTTTGATTACGCTGGCGGCGATTGGCCCGGCAGGCCGCTTTCTCGGCAACGGCATTTCCACAACGCTGGCGTTGGTGTATGATCAGGCAGGATTGTTGGCCGGATTGCTTTTTGGCGGTTTGTATTCGACCATTGTCATCACCGGCGTGCATCACAGTTTTCATGCCTTTGAAGCGGAATTGATAAAAAATGTCGGACGCAATTTTCTCTTGCCGATTTGGTCGATGGCCAATGTTGCGCAAGGCGGTGCGGCACTGGCGGTTTATTTTAAGACCCGCGACGAGAAAATAAAAGCGATTGCCATTCCGGCGGCAACCTCCTGCTTACTCGGCATTACTGAAGCGGCCATTTTCGGCGTCAATTTACGTCTGGGACGACCTTTTATTGCGGCGGCCATTGGCGGCGCGCTTGGCGGCGCATATGTCGTGTTTATGAAGGTTGGCATGACGGCGGTTGGTCTGACCGGGATTCCTGGTTTGTCGATTGTGCAGCCGGCCAGCGCACTGCATTATTTGATCGGTATGGCGTTGGCGTTTGGCGGCGCGTTTGCCAGCGTTTGTCTGCTCGGCTTTAAAGATGCAAACGCGGAAAAGGAGACGGAAAATGAACGCAATCTATCGGCCTAAGGGACAATATCTTTGGGATTTTTGGCTGTATCGTGAACAGGACGACTATCATCTGTTTTATTTGCAGGCTGACGCATCGCTTACGCCGCGTCAACGGCATCGCCGTTCCAGCATCGGACATGCGGTATCGCGCGATTTATGCAATTGGACGGAAAAAGACTGCGCGCTGCAGGCAGCCGACGAGCCGGCGCAGTGGGACAGCGTGTCGCTTTGGACCGGCTGCACAATAAAAAAAGACGGACGTTACTATATGTTCTATACGGCGCGCTGCCAGGAAGATGTTGCCGACGACGGATATATCGGACACACGCAGCGCATTGGCCTTGCGCTATCGGATGACTTGCTGAGCTGGGAAAAATACGTCGCTAATCCGGTTTTGACTGCGGACTATCGTTATTATGAAAGCGTAACGGAGGCGCACAATAAACATGAAGGCTGGCGTGACCCGTTTGTCGTCAAGGATGAAACGAGTGAGTGGT of the Azotosporobacter soli genome contains:
- a CDS encoding PAS domain-containing sensor histidine kinase → MNRHSDAKENSAELREKLIGLGDVSMRKSYYPELQERLDELERFKTLLDHCNDYIFLARAADGALIDVSASARSQLGYEEEALKKTSIYDLFFPGLLEPLIEKLSGQATETEEKIMLVTELKRGDGAVMPVEISFRIVVFAALYYVVIVARDITERKRSMDELRRAHDQLEEKVESRTQELMAANEELRAINEELQNAFTQLTKMHNQLVEAEKMAALGSMVAGVAHEINTPVGLGVTLASHLTEITQRAAEKMAQGVLRRQELTDYFQDCQEAAQILLGNLNRTASLVQSFKQVSVDQISEQQRSFNVKDYLEDILRSLHSRLKKTKHQIQIDCRDEIVIDSYPGPFAQVMMNLLMNSLIHGYEDGVSGTIKISFAEEGNEFVLLYQDDGKGIAPDALSKIFDPFFTSNRSGGNTGLGLHILYNIVRQIFKGTVNCRSRLGEGAVFEIRFPKMHASIE
- a CDS encoding methyl-accepting chemotaxis protein, translating into MVRITKVRTRLLMMLLPFFVFSFLVLSGVSYYFSTQALTKSSNETALSINADYSNQIRAIVDDRVVELEDLASNWTIHENADTAKIVRLLAETHKRTGDFDNINFLQPNGSGVRYDGSTTNVADREYVKQVVSTKKTYISDPILARANGKQAIIIALPVLENGRLVGIITGNVSLERISELIKESRFKESGFVTIIHSSGTIVAHGRQPELNGRLNVAQKQIDPELKTKVSEVDQNLTALFEAAKADKQVIGQYTNLDGVKHVGVFAPLQLPGSQKWITVVSAPESEVTQATQKLANTLLLISALFIAIAVFFIIYISKSFAKPIQLMRDECIALADGDLSIRGVQVQSEDEIGQLAQGFQAMRLNLRQMVEQVQAQAESVSASSEELTASAEQSAQATHQVAEAVGEVAHGAEKQSKAVDSTAIVVEQMSASIEQVAANANVVSGVADKTSAAATQGNSAVTAAMRQMELIEKTVSSSGQVVTKLGERSKEIGQIVDTIAGISGQTNLLALNAAIEAARAGEQGRGFAVVAEEVRKLAEQSQEAAKQIADLIGEIQTDTDKAVVAMEEGSREVKAGTDVFNSAGQAFSDIVTLVGEVSVQIRSISDEIQHMASGSQQIVASVHDIEAISKDTAAQTETVSAATQQQSATMSEIATSSLALARMAEELQVAVGKFRV
- the licT gene encoding BglG family transcription antiterminator LicT → MKIHKVLNNNVVIVQEDGQEKIVMGKALGFQKKHNDPVDKTGIEKTFVLANQESSAFERLVKQIPEEHIQTAEDIISQAERELKTSLNGHIHIALADHLAFAIERQKNGLQIQNRLLPEIRLLYPQEYAIGCWALAHIETCLQVVMPEDEAGYLALHIHTAKMQHSDMAATLNVTSMIKEVLEIIEMEFNLRLTAGSISYQRLLTHLRFALQRLVGGESLHQMEEELLLMIRSKYVAEFACAQKIAAHIRSDYAYEMSEAEAAYIALHLRRICQAKEEF
- a CDS encoding sucrose-specific PTS transporter subunit IIBC codes for the protein MEPMKIAQAVLAHLGGRDNLESAAHCATRLRLVVKDMTLVNVAAIENLDDVKGCFTTDGQFQIILGSGVVNKVYRHMTSEGEIQAATTSEVKRAAMKKLNPLQRLARTMSNVFVPIIPAIVASGLMMGTLGMAKTFQWVNGDSGLFMVMDMFANTAFVFLPVLVAFSAAKEFDANPFLAAALGGIMIHPALQNAWTLGGGIEKTIEVFGVSIGMVGYQGTVLPVLFAVWVMGGVERTVRRFVPNALDIIVTPFTTIVLTGLITLAAIGPAGRFLGNGISTTLALVYDQAGLLAGLLFGGLYSTIVITGVHHSFHAFEAELIKNVGRNFLLPIWSMANVAQGGAALAVYFKTRDEKIKAIAIPAATSCLLGITEAAIFGVNLRLGRPFIAAAIGGALGGAYVVFMKVGMTAVGLTGIPGLSIVQPASALHYLIGMALAFGGAFASVCLLGFKDANAEKETENERNLSA